Proteins co-encoded in one Populus trichocarpa isolate Nisqually-1 chromosome 10, P.trichocarpa_v4.1, whole genome shotgun sequence genomic window:
- the LOC18102630 gene encoding ninja-family protein AFP2 isoform X3 yields the protein MGEANANKNRSSSSGSSRAMESLSLEINRYPRDLVQRLISSDAQQYKTATSEGEEAEEIELNLGLSLGGRFGVDKTSEKLTRSSSIAGSIPLLRDHDALSTPPVSYPFLIRTSSLPTETEEEWRKRKENQSLRRMEAKRRRSEKQKNLRGELNLEEVKLNKGNWVPTWANKQSGVVNRSSNLEGQQQQQGSRGSVESLGGSSSGLSEMESKPVQGMEVMGWSGSCYQDQAVVEKHEVLRVINPCRNEAVKKLWVLLGQRKLKMRAEPPEQNRRIYPRSLILQKIEGGKLGPMQWKICLVCLLKEMVLMGEEWMAFCTSMVRERK from the exons ATGGGAGAAGCAAACGCGAATAAAAATAGAAGCAGCAGTAGTGGAAGTAGCAGAGCAATGGAGAGTCTTTCTTTGGAAATAAACAGGTATCCAAGAGATCTGGTACAAAGACTCATTTCAAGTGATGCACAGCAATATAAAACAGCAACAAGTGAAGGAGAAGAAGCAGAGGAGATTGAGTTAAATCTTGGGTTATCACTTGGTGGAAGATTTGGGGTTGATAAGACTTCAGAGAAACTAACGAGATCATCGTCTATAGCTGGTTCAATACCATTGTTGAGAGACCATGATGCTTTAAGTACACCACCTGTATCTTATCCTTTTCTCATAAGGACTTCTTCTTTGCCTACTGAAACGGAGGAAGAGTGGAGGAAGAGGAAGGAAAATCAGAGTTTAAGGAGAATGGAAGCCAAGAGAAGGCGAAGTGAAAAGCAAAAGAATTTGAGAGGAGAGTTGAATTTGGAGGAAGTTAAATTGAATAAAGGGAACTGGGTGCCAACGTGGGCTAATAAGCAGAGTGGTGTTGTGAATAGGAGTAGTAATTTGGAAGGTCAACAGCAGCAACAAGGGTCACGAGGATCTGTGGAGTCTCTAGGAGGGAGCTCTTCTGGGTTGTCAGAAATGGAGAGCAAGCCTGTTCaag GTATGGAGGTGATGGGATGGTCCGGGAGTTGCTATCAG GATCAAGCAGTGGTGGAGAAGCACGAAGTCCTGCGAGTAATCAATCCTTGCAGGAACGAAGCAGTCAAGAAGCTGTGGGTTCTTCTGGgacaaagaaaattgaaaatgcGTGCAGAGCCTCCAGAACAGAACCGGAGAATCTATCCAAGAAGCTTGATTCTGCAGAAAATAGAGGGAGGGAAATTGGGACCAATGCAATGGAAGATATGCCTTGTGTGTTTACTAAAGGAGATGGTCCTAATGGGAGAAGAGTGGATGGCATTCTGTACAAGTATGGTAAGGGAGAGGAAGTAA
- the LOC18102630 gene encoding ninja-family protein AFP2 isoform X1, giving the protein MGEANANKNRSSSSGSSRAMESLSLEINRYPRDLVQRLISSDAQQYKTATSEGEEAEEIELNLGLSLGGRFGVDKTSEKLTRSSSIAGSIPLLRDHDALSTPPVSYPFLIRTSSLPTETEEEWRKRKENQSLRRMEAKRRRSEKQKNLRGELNLEEVKLNKGNWVPTWANKQSGVVNRSSNLEGQQQQQGSRGSVESLGGSSSGLSEMESKPVQGMEVMGWSGSCYQVEFSYTRRLLILLVLVVRHPSRIPPFHFAGSSSGGEARSPASNQSLQERSSQEAVGSSGTKKIENACRASRTEPENLSKKLDSAENRGREIGTNAMEDMPCVFTKGDGPNGRRVDGILYKYGKGEEVRIMCVCHGSFHSPAEFVKHAGGSDVDHPLRHIVVNPSGPSFE; this is encoded by the exons ATGGGAGAAGCAAACGCGAATAAAAATAGAAGCAGCAGTAGTGGAAGTAGCAGAGCAATGGAGAGTCTTTCTTTGGAAATAAACAGGTATCCAAGAGATCTGGTACAAAGACTCATTTCAAGTGATGCACAGCAATATAAAACAGCAACAAGTGAAGGAGAAGAAGCAGAGGAGATTGAGTTAAATCTTGGGTTATCACTTGGTGGAAGATTTGGGGTTGATAAGACTTCAGAGAAACTAACGAGATCATCGTCTATAGCTGGTTCAATACCATTGTTGAGAGACCATGATGCTTTAAGTACACCACCTGTATCTTATCCTTTTCTCATAAGGACTTCTTCTTTGCCTACTGAAACGGAGGAAGAGTGGAGGAAGAGGAAGGAAAATCAGAGTTTAAGGAGAATGGAAGCCAAGAGAAGGCGAAGTGAAAAGCAAAAGAATTTGAGAGGAGAGTTGAATTTGGAGGAAGTTAAATTGAATAAAGGGAACTGGGTGCCAACGTGGGCTAATAAGCAGAGTGGTGTTGTGAATAGGAGTAGTAATTTGGAAGGTCAACAGCAGCAACAAGGGTCACGAGGATCTGTGGAGTCTCTAGGAGGGAGCTCTTCTGGGTTGTCAGAAATGGAGAGCAAGCCTGTTCaag GTATGGAGGTGATGGGATGGTCCGGGAGTTGCTATCAGGTGGAGTTTTCTTATACCAGGCGATTGCTGATCCTTCTAGTTCTTGTCGTTCGTCATCCTTCCAGGATCCCTCCTTTTCACTTTGCTG GATCAAGCAGTGGTGGAGAAGCACGAAGTCCTGCGAGTAATCAATCCTTGCAGGAACGAAGCAGTCAAGAAGCTGTGGGTTCTTCTGGgacaaagaaaattgaaaatgcGTGCAGAGCCTCCAGAACAGAACCGGAGAATCTATCCAAGAAGCTTGATTCTGCAGAAAATAGAGGGAGGGAAATTGGGACCAATGCAATGGAAGATATGCCTTGTGTGTTTACTAAAGGAGATGGTCCTAATGGGAGAAGAGTGGATGGCATTCTGTACAAGTATGGTAAGGGAGAGGAAGTAAGGATAATGTGCGTATGCCACGGCAGCTTTCACTCCCCCGCAGAGTTCGTGAAGCATGCAGGTGGCAGTGATGTTGATCACCCTCTTAGGCATATAGTGGTAAACCCTTCCGGTCCGTCCTTTGAATAA
- the LOC18102630 gene encoding ninja-family protein AFP2 isoform X2 — protein sequence MGEANANKNRSSSSGSSRAMESLSLEINRYPRDLVQRLISSDAQQYKTATSEGEEAEEIELNLGLSLGGRFGVDKTSEKLTRSSSIAGSIPLLRDHDALSTPPVSYPFLIRTSSLPTETEEEWRKRKENQSLRRMEAKRRRSEKQKNLRGELNLEEVKLNKGNWVPTWANKQSGVVNRSSNLEGQQQQQGSRGSVESLGGSSSGLSEMESKPVQGSSSGGEARSPASNQSLQERSSQEAVGSSGTKKIENACRASRTEPENLSKKLDSAENRGREIGTNAMEDMPCVFTKGDGPNGRRVDGILYKYGKGEEVRIMCVCHGSFHSPAEFVKHAGGSDVDHPLRHIVVNPSGPSFE from the exons ATGGGAGAAGCAAACGCGAATAAAAATAGAAGCAGCAGTAGTGGAAGTAGCAGAGCAATGGAGAGTCTTTCTTTGGAAATAAACAGGTATCCAAGAGATCTGGTACAAAGACTCATTTCAAGTGATGCACAGCAATATAAAACAGCAACAAGTGAAGGAGAAGAAGCAGAGGAGATTGAGTTAAATCTTGGGTTATCACTTGGTGGAAGATTTGGGGTTGATAAGACTTCAGAGAAACTAACGAGATCATCGTCTATAGCTGGTTCAATACCATTGTTGAGAGACCATGATGCTTTAAGTACACCACCTGTATCTTATCCTTTTCTCATAAGGACTTCTTCTTTGCCTACTGAAACGGAGGAAGAGTGGAGGAAGAGGAAGGAAAATCAGAGTTTAAGGAGAATGGAAGCCAAGAGAAGGCGAAGTGAAAAGCAAAAGAATTTGAGAGGAGAGTTGAATTTGGAGGAAGTTAAATTGAATAAAGGGAACTGGGTGCCAACGTGGGCTAATAAGCAGAGTGGTGTTGTGAATAGGAGTAGTAATTTGGAAGGTCAACAGCAGCAACAAGGGTCACGAGGATCTGTGGAGTCTCTAGGAGGGAGCTCTTCTGGGTTGTCAGAAATGGAGAGCAAGCCTGTTCaag GATCAAGCAGTGGTGGAGAAGCACGAAGTCCTGCGAGTAATCAATCCTTGCAGGAACGAAGCAGTCAAGAAGCTGTGGGTTCTTCTGGgacaaagaaaattgaaaatgcGTGCAGAGCCTCCAGAACAGAACCGGAGAATCTATCCAAGAAGCTTGATTCTGCAGAAAATAGAGGGAGGGAAATTGGGACCAATGCAATGGAAGATATGCCTTGTGTGTTTACTAAAGGAGATGGTCCTAATGGGAGAAGAGTGGATGGCATTCTGTACAAGTATGGTAAGGGAGAGGAAGTAAGGATAATGTGCGTATGCCACGGCAGCTTTCACTCCCCCGCAGAGTTCGTGAAGCATGCAGGTGGCAGTGATGTTGATCACCCTCTTAGGCATATAGTGGTAAACCCTTCCGGTCCGTCCTTTGAATAA